A region from the Chitinophaga sp. Cy-1792 genome encodes:
- a CDS encoding NAD-dependent epimerase/dehydratase family protein: MSGYRGFVGTNLIAYTKDNWNITGITRHRQENDILPDVMTWKDVSGAGLPDVATVVHLAGKAHDMKGVSQPAAYFEANTYLTQELFDKFLQSDATCFIYCSSVKAAADKVEGVLTENVDPKPLTAYGKSKQMAEAYLLQQNLPQGKSLYILRPCMIHGPGNKGNLNLLYNFVQRGIPYPLHAFHNKRSFLSVHNLCYIISTLAANAGNIPSGIYHLADDEALSTNELMNIMGEVTGKNIRKWNLPPSLIKKMARLGDYLHLPLNSDRLQKLTESYEVSNEKIKNALLLRHMPVTARDGLVATIQSFQST; encoded by the coding sequence ATGAGCGGATACCGCGGGTTTGTGGGTACTAACCTGATTGCCTACACGAAGGATAACTGGAATATTACCGGTATCACCCGCCACCGGCAGGAAAATGATATCCTGCCTGATGTAATGACCTGGAAAGATGTTTCGGGTGCCGGACTGCCGGATGTAGCCACCGTGGTACATCTGGCAGGTAAGGCCCATGATATGAAAGGCGTAAGCCAGCCGGCTGCCTATTTCGAAGCCAATACCTACCTCACGCAGGAACTATTTGATAAATTCCTTCAAAGCGATGCCACCTGCTTTATTTATTGCAGCAGTGTAAAAGCTGCGGCTGATAAGGTGGAAGGTGTACTCACGGAAAACGTAGACCCAAAGCCGCTAACGGCTTATGGTAAATCAAAACAGATGGCGGAAGCATATCTCCTGCAGCAAAACCTGCCGCAGGGGAAATCGCTGTATATCCTGCGCCCGTGCATGATTCATGGGCCCGGTAATAAAGGTAACCTGAACCTGCTGTACAATTTTGTTCAGCGTGGCATTCCTTATCCGTTGCACGCCTTCCATAATAAACGCTCTTTTCTGTCGGTGCATAACCTGTGCTACATTATCAGTACCCTCGCTGCCAATGCAGGAAATATCCCGTCAGGGATTTATCACCTCGCTGATGATGAAGCACTGTCTACCAATGAGCTGATGAATATTATGGGAGAAGTTACGGGAAAGAATATACGAAAATGGAATCTCCCTCCTTCGCTGATAAAAAAGATGGCCAGACTGGGGGATTATCTTCATCTGCCACTCAATTCTGACCGCCTGCAAAAGCTGACGGAATCCTACGAGGTATCTAATGAAAAAATTAAAAACGCATTATTGCTACGCCATATGCCCGTTACGGCCAGGGATGGACTGGTAGCCACTATCCAAAGTTTTCAATCAACCTGA
- a CDS encoding glycosyltransferase, whose translation MKKKIVFILPSLKGGGAEKVVINIINSLDTSRLEIFLMIICPAYDYLPLITAPVKLIKLEKNSTSAGTRDIYRVLKEMQPDVVFTTLNHISIVSILLRRFTGGKYINVVRLPTLPSNKLGAGWKGKVERFLNTRVLRHAHHVIAQTQQMKDEAEQFYGIPATKVRHIPNLVNSKQIETMGKELINVFDKSRFNIVAAGSLYSAKGFDVLIKAMPRVIRVIPNARLHILGRESVEPGYGERLRALAGSLSLYDEVLFHGFKSNPYPYFKEADLFVLSSRKEGFPNVVLEALLLGTPVVATSCVDFKGIIETGTNGFTVPVEDENSLATAIVKARNLEAPKLAVRNFDYSSFFMSV comes from the coding sequence ATGAAAAAAAAGATTGTCTTCATATTACCCAGCCTGAAAGGTGGCGGCGCGGAAAAGGTGGTGATAAATATTATCAACTCACTGGATACAAGCCGCCTGGAAATATTTCTGATGATCATCTGCCCGGCATATGATTATCTGCCACTGATAACAGCGCCTGTTAAACTGATAAAACTGGAGAAAAACAGTACCAGCGCAGGTACCAGAGATATTTACCGGGTACTGAAAGAGATGCAGCCGGATGTGGTGTTCACTACATTGAATCATATCAGCATCGTCAGTATCCTGCTAAGAAGATTTACCGGAGGTAAATATATCAACGTTGTCCGCCTGCCAACGCTGCCGAGTAACAAACTGGGCGCTGGCTGGAAAGGAAAGGTGGAACGTTTCCTCAATACCAGGGTGCTGCGTCATGCGCATCACGTGATCGCACAAACGCAGCAGATGAAGGATGAGGCAGAACAGTTCTATGGTATCCCGGCAACAAAAGTCAGGCATATACCTAACCTGGTCAACAGTAAACAAATTGAAACAATGGGGAAGGAGCTGATCAATGTATTTGATAAAAGCCGCTTCAACATTGTGGCCGCAGGATCACTGTATTCTGCCAAAGGATTTGATGTGCTGATAAAGGCCATGCCCAGGGTCATACGGGTGATTCCCAATGCACGACTGCACATCCTCGGAAGGGAAAGTGTGGAGCCCGGCTATGGCGAACGCTTACGGGCGCTCGCCGGCAGTCTTTCGCTGTATGATGAGGTGCTGTTCCATGGATTTAAATCAAATCCATACCCTTATTTCAAAGAGGCTGACCTGTTTGTACTATCCTCCCGCAAGGAAGGTTTTCCCAACGTGGTGCTGGAAGCACTGCTGCTGGGAACGCCGGTGGTAGCCACCAGCTGCGTGGATTTTAAAGGCATCATTGAAACCGGTACCAACGGTTTTACTGTGCCTGTGGAAGATGAAAACAGTCTGGCTACTGCTATTGTAAAAGCAAGAAACCTGGAAGCACCTAAACTCGCTGTCAGGAATTTTGACTATTCATCATTTTTTATGTCAGTTTAA
- a CDS encoding O-antigen ligase, which translates to MKPLPVKILVSLFIISLLFLNKEWLVIYGWGITLLMYLAFFLDLNKVKTFNFSANVHGYRIFLLAMLALMSVLWSPDADATLQHTFVLFILVINSFVLYYFLVRYNLYSLVAALVLVYSFVNYSLALGLPFFGFLENHDEEVPRFIGTELNPNLLSIMLMFSIFLSLLAFHQRKLKSAAIKGLHIANILLALYTIFLTASRKGIAFSFVLILFYFLLNFRRLMGSFKTIAIAGLAVFALSFFLKGDFISENISPALDRVGRMVSTLGGRDNEGSTEERVRFMREGWTQFTASPLIGYGAASFKYYYHLYAHNNYIELLFGVGFLGPLIYYSIHFSILRKLWQYRTGLFLAGFILVLMFMDIGLVAYYDKRIMLMLLVIIIMSEREISEKRVSISLQQFPLSLN; encoded by the coding sequence ATGAAACCATTACCGGTAAAAATATTAGTATCACTGTTTATTATCAGCCTGCTCTTCCTCAATAAAGAGTGGCTGGTAATCTATGGCTGGGGTATCACCCTGTTGATGTATCTGGCTTTTTTCCTGGATCTCAATAAGGTAAAGACCTTTAACTTCAGCGCTAACGTACATGGCTACAGGATTTTCCTGCTAGCCATGCTGGCACTGATGTCGGTACTATGGTCGCCGGATGCGGATGCCACTTTACAGCACACGTTTGTGCTGTTTATCCTGGTCATTAACAGCTTTGTTTTATATTATTTCCTCGTTCGTTATAACCTGTATTCCCTCGTGGCAGCGCTGGTGCTGGTGTATTCCTTTGTGAACTACTCGCTGGCATTAGGGCTGCCTTTCTTTGGCTTTCTTGAAAATCATGATGAAGAGGTGCCAAGATTTATCGGTACTGAACTGAATCCGAACCTCCTCTCTATCATGCTCATGTTCTCGATATTCCTCAGCCTCCTGGCTTTCCACCAGCGAAAGCTGAAATCTGCCGCCATAAAAGGCTTGCATATCGCGAATATTCTCCTGGCCTTATATACCATCTTCCTGACAGCCTCCCGCAAAGGAATTGCCTTCAGCTTCGTACTGATCCTGTTTTACTTTTTACTCAATTTCAGACGACTGATGGGTTCTTTTAAGACCATTGCCATCGCAGGACTGGCGGTTTTTGCACTGTCATTTTTTTTAAAGGGAGATTTTATAAGCGAGAATATTTCACCTGCGTTAGATCGTGTAGGCAGAATGGTATCAACGCTTGGTGGCCGCGATAATGAAGGTAGTACAGAGGAACGTGTACGCTTTATGCGGGAAGGATGGACGCAGTTCACTGCCAGTCCGCTGATAGGCTACGGCGCCGCCAGCTTCAAATATTATTACCACCTCTATGCGCATAATAACTACATAGAGTTATTATTTGGTGTAGGCTTTCTCGGCCCCCTGATCTATTACAGCATACATTTTTCTATCCTGCGAAAATTATGGCAGTACCGTACAGGACTGTTCCTGGCAGGATTTATACTCGTACTCATGTTCATGGATATTGGCCTGGTGGCCTATTACGATAAACGAATCATGCTGATGCTCCTGGTGATCATCATCATGTCGGAAAGGGAAATTTCAGAAAAACGGGTGAGCATCAGCTTGCAGCAATTCCCACTAAGTCTAAACTAA
- a CDS encoding glycosyltransferase family 4 protein — translation MYYLITFFFLLISMLVYFKIADHFNIIDKPNQRSSHTEITIRGGGVVVPLAAIAYAILFHNVSLYVVGGIVLISAISLADDVSSLSNKVRLLVQLLSVTMILYGLGALETWPWWIIVLSCVLILGVINAYNFMDGINGITGLYSLIVLLSIWYVNVYVYTFTDSAFIILPILSCLVFLFFNFRKKARCFAGDVGSVALGCWIATLLLSLVLYSNDLKYLLILAVYGCDTVLTIVHRLILKQNIFEAHRLHFYQVLANEQKVSHLMVSIGYSILQVAINIMLVNTHWNFITTLFVSCLPLVLIYVSMKPKLMTKTIAV, via the coding sequence ATGTATTACCTTATTACTTTTTTCTTTCTGCTGATTTCTATGCTGGTGTATTTTAAAATAGCAGATCATTTTAATATCATCGACAAACCAAACCAGCGCAGCTCTCACACGGAAATCACGATCCGTGGCGGGGGCGTTGTGGTGCCATTGGCTGCGATAGCCTATGCCATTTTGTTCCATAACGTATCCTTGTATGTGGTGGGAGGAATCGTACTGATTAGTGCCATCAGCCTGGCAGATGATGTCAGCAGTCTTTCCAATAAAGTGCGGCTGCTGGTGCAACTCCTGTCAGTAACCATGATTCTTTACGGCCTCGGTGCACTCGAAACATGGCCATGGTGGATCATTGTACTGAGTTGTGTACTGATACTGGGCGTTATCAATGCCTATAATTTTATGGATGGTATTAATGGCATCACCGGACTCTACAGCCTGATCGTTTTATTGAGTATCTGGTATGTCAATGTTTACGTATATACATTCACAGACAGTGCATTTATTATTCTGCCGATCCTGAGTTGTCTGGTTTTCCTGTTTTTTAACTTCCGGAAGAAAGCCCGTTGCTTTGCCGGTGATGTGGGCAGTGTTGCCCTCGGATGCTGGATTGCCACGCTGCTGCTTTCCCTGGTGCTATATAGCAACGACCTGAAATACCTGCTGATACTGGCTGTATATGGCTGTGATACGGTACTGACCATTGTACACCGGTTAATATTAAAGCAGAATATTTTTGAGGCACACCGTTTACATTTCTACCAGGTGCTGGCCAATGAGCAGAAGGTTTCTCACCTGATGGTAAGTATCGGCTATAGTATCTTACAGGTGGCGATCAATATTATGCTGGTTAATACGCACTGGAATTTTATTACCACCCTGTTTGTCAGCTGTTTACCACTGGTACTTATTTATGTGAGCATGAAACCTAAGTTAATGACGAAAACGATTGCAGTATGA
- a CDS encoding glycosyltransferase has protein sequence MNNRKILFVITSLGFGGAESQLLGIIPALADRGYDISLLTIKTDLGLISRLDRRAKHYDLGVKGVKSMPGALRKLNAIIKEVKPDIVHTHLFHANLLGRFIKMRHAGIRVINTTHSNYDSHSRAISPYLCYRLTSKWVDYHSAVSVPALRALQSKSGIRKERSGVIYNAIDVDSFINTGVRVDPPVFKWVAIGRLIEVKDYRNLFDAMQLLLPSGVAFTLDIAGDGDLKNELKAQVELAGLNRHVRFLGLVKNIAQMLPDYDGYVISSRSEGMPMALLEAMSAGLPVTGTDVGGIRSIVEGADGGIVVPARDPVGLSNGMMQLMKMNPLMRQRLGERNAAYVRNNFAKARILDFWEDIYENRIAVTA, from the coding sequence ATGAACAACCGTAAGATTTTATTTGTGATTACCAGCCTTGGATTTGGTGGGGCAGAAAGTCAGCTGCTGGGTATTATTCCCGCGCTGGCAGACAGAGGCTATGATATATCACTGCTCACCATCAAAACTGATCTCGGACTTATCAGCCGGCTGGATAGAAGAGCGAAACACTACGACCTCGGTGTGAAAGGAGTGAAGTCTATGCCTGGCGCATTGCGTAAACTCAATGCTATCATAAAGGAAGTGAAACCGGATATCGTACATACGCACCTGTTTCACGCCAATTTATTAGGCAGGTTTATCAAAATGCGCCACGCTGGTATCAGGGTTATCAATACAACGCATAGTAATTATGACTCGCATTCGCGGGCCATCAGTCCGTATCTGTGTTACAGACTCACCTCAAAATGGGTAGACTACCACAGTGCCGTGTCGGTGCCTGCCTTGCGTGCCCTCCAATCTAAATCCGGGATACGGAAAGAGCGGTCTGGTGTTATCTACAATGCCATTGATGTAGATAGTTTCATAAATACCGGTGTTCGTGTAGACCCGCCCGTATTTAAATGGGTAGCCATTGGCAGATTGATTGAAGTGAAGGATTACCGCAATCTCTTCGATGCCATGCAGCTGCTGTTGCCGTCAGGTGTAGCATTTACACTGGATATCGCCGGAGATGGTGACCTGAAAAACGAATTAAAGGCACAGGTAGAACTGGCCGGATTGAACAGACATGTGCGTTTCCTCGGACTGGTAAAAAATATCGCGCAGATGCTGCCGGATTATGATGGGTACGTTATCTCCTCCCGTAGCGAAGGCATGCCTATGGCTTTGCTGGAGGCTATGTCTGCCGGACTCCCTGTAACCGGTACGGATGTTGGTGGTATACGAAGTATAGTGGAAGGGGCCGATGGTGGTATTGTTGTTCCGGCAAGAGACCCCGTGGGACTCAGTAATGGCATGATGCAGCTAATGAAAATGAATCCACTGATGCGCCAGCGCCTGGGAGAAAGAAATGCTGCATATGTAAGAAACAATTTCGCTAAAGCAAGAATATTGGATTTCTGGGAAGATATTTATGAAAACAGGATCGCTGTTACTGCCTGA
- a CDS encoding transferase yields the protein MIKEVVIYGAGGHARVISAMAKDLDKDVRCFFDEQEHEEDTSIVPYQQHIYPDALMVLAIGNNTVRQRLADTVSHGFTSLVHPDASVAADVEPGAGTVVLARAVVQANVQLGKHVIINAGAVIDHDTIIEDYVHIAPNAYIGGGAHIEKGVVIGAGAVVSRFARVKANTVVPPLTVV from the coding sequence ATGATAAAAGAAGTAGTGATCTATGGTGCTGGTGGCCATGCCCGTGTAATATCAGCGATGGCAAAAGATTTAGATAAAGACGTACGTTGTTTTTTTGATGAACAGGAGCATGAGGAAGATACCAGCATTGTACCCTACCAGCAGCATATTTATCCGGATGCACTGATGGTACTGGCTATCGGTAATAATACCGTGCGCCAGCGCCTGGCGGATACGGTATCGCATGGTTTCACCAGCCTGGTACATCCCGATGCCAGCGTAGCGGCAGATGTGGAGCCGGGAGCAGGAACTGTTGTGCTGGCACGTGCTGTTGTTCAGGCAAATGTGCAACTGGGCAAACACGTCATCATCAATGCCGGCGCCGTAATAGACCATGATACCATTATAGAAGATTATGTGCACATCGCGCCGAATGCCTATATCGGCGGTGGTGCACATATAGAGAAAGGTGTTGTAATAGGAGCAGGAGCGGTGGTGTCGCGCTTCGCCAGAGTGAAAGCCAATACTGTCGTGCCGCCATTAACTGTAGTATAG
- a CDS encoding glycosyltransferase family 4 protein, giving the protein MKLFIVVNVDWFFLSHRLPIALAAKKAGYDVTIVTADTGRADDIRRHGLKMINFPFKRSGMNVREEMKCIRLLYALYKKHKPDVLHHVTIKVSLYGSIAARLNKMNGIVNAISGLGYNFTDNRGGITKRILLTMMKYGFRGGNRHFIFQNEDDVSVFRSLNIVDDRDVTLIKGSGVDLAEFDFNVKSILQDTVQVLLPARMLRDKGVMEFIAAAEMLRPELEGKAQFILAGDIDHENLAAISAEELENITDGDYIRWIGYQKDVRQTLQNADVVVLPSYREGLPKSLIEAAAVGRPIVTTDVPGCRECVIHEYNGFLVPARDTETLAAAMRRLILSEEMRLAMGERSRELAEKEFGVDKVIEKTLDIYKNLAQVS; this is encoded by the coding sequence ATGAAGCTGTTTATTGTAGTAAATGTAGACTGGTTCTTCCTGTCGCACAGGCTGCCAATTGCCCTGGCAGCAAAGAAAGCAGGCTATGATGTTACCATCGTTACAGCCGACACAGGAAGAGCGGATGATATTCGGCGTCATGGACTGAAAATGATCAACTTTCCGTTTAAACGGTCAGGGATGAACGTGCGGGAAGAAATGAAGTGTATTCGTTTGCTGTATGCACTCTATAAAAAACATAAACCGGATGTGCTGCACCATGTAACCATAAAGGTTTCGTTATATGGTAGTATCGCTGCACGCCTCAATAAAATGAATGGTATCGTTAATGCCATCAGCGGCCTTGGGTACAACTTCACAGACAACAGAGGCGGTATTACCAAAAGAATACTGCTCACCATGATGAAGTATGGATTCAGGGGTGGGAACAGGCATTTTATTTTTCAGAATGAAGATGATGTGAGCGTATTCCGTTCATTGAATATTGTAGATGATAGAGATGTTACACTGATCAAGGGTAGCGGCGTGGACCTGGCGGAATTTGATTTTAATGTGAAGTCGATTTTGCAGGATACCGTACAGGTCTTACTGCCTGCACGTATGCTGCGTGATAAAGGTGTCATGGAGTTTATCGCGGCGGCAGAAATGCTGCGTCCGGAACTGGAAGGCAAGGCACAGTTTATTCTGGCTGGTGATATCGATCACGAAAACCTGGCTGCTATCTCCGCCGAAGAGCTGGAAAATATCACCGATGGGGATTATATCCGCTGGATCGGTTATCAGAAAGATGTGCGGCAGACTTTGCAGAATGCAGATGTAGTTGTATTGCCATCCTACCGCGAAGGACTGCCTAAATCATTGATAGAAGCCGCCGCCGTAGGGCGTCCTATCGTTACCACAGATGTTCCCGGTTGCAGAGAATGTGTTATCCATGAATATAACGGTTTCCTCGTACCGGCAAGAGATACGGAAACACTGGCTGCTGCCATGCGCCGCCTGATCCTTTCAGAAGAGATGCGGCTGGCTATGGGTGAGCGTTCCAGGGAGCTGGCAGAGAAAGAGTTTGGAGTGGATAAGGTGATCGAAAAGACATTGGATATTTATAAAAATTTAGCACAGGTATCGTAA